A stretch of the Synergistes jonesii genome encodes the following:
- a CDS encoding glycosyltransferase family 2 protein, producing the protein MNRTELFYWLIWWGWWIIQFVLYTFLTALMCDGIYQLIVSFRGFWSQKKLPQAKRYRRFAVLVPAHNEAAVIAPLLDSLAGQNYPKNCYKVYASCDNCTDDTAEIVRAHGAAALERFDREHNGKTWNVRWALTKIPFEEVDALAMFDADNLADKNFLMSMNNYMELHPEAEAIQGVLDVKNPDDNWLTRSYALAYWFTNRFWQLARGLWGLSCTLGGTGLVIRTATLERIGWNLQSLTEDLEMSTRLILSGSRVHWNDAAIIYDEKPQEMAVSRRQRTRWMQGHYWVFWHYGWDALKAFFVTRRLQYLDLFLYLLAPVKSCLGIIIMIGGMAFTLVNNMLLYPSSDIPQSALEWTLFFGLPLFSIIFFCLLCAIAGPSFHEKRFTLRYVKDTFAYFWFGLTWIPILFKAAFLAKDQGNWVKTEHTRGISLGDVGKP; encoded by the coding sequence ATGAACAGGACTGAATTATTTTACTGGCTTATCTGGTGGGGCTGGTGGATCATACAGTTTGTCCTCTACACCTTCCTCACGGCGCTGATGTGCGACGGTATATATCAGCTGATCGTAAGTTTCCGCGGCTTCTGGAGCCAGAAAAAGCTGCCGCAGGCGAAGCGCTACCGCAGGTTTGCGGTGCTCGTGCCGGCGCACAACGAAGCGGCGGTCATAGCGCCGCTCCTGGACAGCCTGGCCGGGCAGAATTACCCGAAGAATTGCTATAAGGTCTACGCGTCGTGCGACAACTGCACCGACGACACCGCCGAGATCGTCCGCGCGCACGGCGCGGCCGCGCTCGAACGCTTCGACAGGGAGCACAACGGCAAGACGTGGAACGTCCGCTGGGCCCTGACGAAAATCCCTTTCGAAGAGGTGGACGCGCTGGCGATGTTCGACGCGGACAACTTGGCCGACAAGAACTTCCTGATGTCGATGAACAACTACATGGAGCTTCACCCGGAGGCAGAGGCGATACAGGGCGTGCTCGACGTAAAGAACCCCGACGACAATTGGCTGACGCGCTCCTACGCTCTGGCCTACTGGTTCACGAACCGCTTCTGGCAGCTGGCGCGCGGCCTGTGGGGGCTCTCCTGCACGCTCGGCGGCACCGGGCTCGTGATACGCACCGCGACGCTCGAAAGAATCGGCTGGAACCTGCAAAGCCTGACGGAAGACCTCGAAATGTCGACGCGACTGATACTTTCCGGCAGCCGCGTGCACTGGAACGACGCGGCGATAATCTACGACGAAAAGCCGCAGGAGATGGCGGTGTCGAGACGCCAGCGCACACGCTGGATGCAGGGTCACTACTGGGTCTTCTGGCATTACGGCTGGGACGCGCTCAAGGCCTTCTTCGTGACGCGCCGCCTGCAATATCTCGACCTCTTCCTCTACCTGCTCGCGCCGGTGAAGTCCTGCCTCGGCATAATAATCATGATCGGGGGCATGGCCTTCACGCTCGTGAACAACATGCTGCTGTACCCCTCTTCGGATATTCCGCAGTCAGCGCTCGAATGGACGCTCTTCTTCGGGCTCCCCCTCTTTTCGATAATTTTCTTCTGCTTGCTCTGCGCGATAGCCGGCCCTTCGTTCCACGAGAAAAGGTTCACGCTGCGCTACGTGAAGGACACCTTCGCCTACTTCTGGTTCGGGCTGACGTGGATACCGATACTCTTTAAAGCCGCCTTCCTCGCGAAGGACCAGGGCAACTGGGTGAAGACTGAGCACACGCGCGGCATTTCGCTAGGCGACGTCGGCAAACCGTAA
- a CDS encoding MFS transporter has protein sequence MTQLSLLKTRRFLPLFITQFASAFNDNLFKNALVTLVTFRLAEEHGLDSGMLITAVSGIYILPYIPFSSLAGRLADKFEKSALIRRIRGSEVLIMCGAAAALIAENLWLLVLSLFLVSTKSTFFGPLKFSILPQHLREEELVAGNGLVSAGTNIAIITGTLFGGLFILSSRGSLKISAGIIGVALVGYISSRFIPRAEAAAPSLAIGGGLLRSTCEMLSYPLSNKNIFLSILGICWFYFFGSVFLTQLPTFTKFSMGGNEQVSTFFLVVFSLGVGAGSVLCNRLLKGRVSGRYLAFSLIEMSVFIVALYLLSLGVRRGSALLSLGKFLSQPLSFGIIFSMLMAAAGGGLYSVPVYAMLQKMTPPTHMSRVIASLNVMTSLAMVAAAAMSAAMLSAGLPVTAIFLALAALNILMIPLANKIKRGSDE, from the coding sequence ATGACGCAGCTCTCCCTTTTAAAAACGCGGCGCTTCCTGCCGCTCTTCATAACGCAGTTCGCGAGCGCCTTCAACGACAATCTTTTCAAAAACGCGCTCGTCACGCTCGTGACCTTCCGCCTAGCGGAGGAGCACGGGCTCGACTCCGGGATGCTGATAACCGCAGTCTCCGGGATATACATACTGCCGTACATCCCCTTTTCGTCGCTTGCGGGGCGGCTTGCGGACAAGTTTGAAAAATCCGCGCTGATTCGCAGAATTAGAGGCTCGGAAGTACTTATCATGTGCGGCGCGGCCGCGGCGCTCATCGCCGAAAACCTCTGGCTGCTCGTCCTATCCCTCTTCCTGGTCAGCACGAAGTCGACCTTCTTCGGGCCGCTGAAGTTCAGCATACTTCCGCAGCACCTGAGGGAGGAGGAGCTCGTCGCCGGAAACGGACTCGTCAGCGCCGGCACGAACATCGCGATAATAACGGGCACGCTCTTCGGCGGGCTCTTCATACTGTCGTCGCGCGGCAGCCTGAAAATCTCTGCCGGAATCATCGGCGTCGCGCTCGTCGGCTACATTTCATCGCGCTTCATCCCGAGGGCCGAGGCCGCGGCTCCGTCGCTTGCTATCGGCGGCGGCCTGCTGCGCTCCACCTGCGAAATGCTTTCCTATCCGCTGTCGAATAAAAACATCTTTCTTTCGATACTCGGCATATGCTGGTTCTACTTCTTCGGCTCTGTCTTCCTCACGCAGCTCCCGACCTTCACCAAATTTTCGATGGGCGGCAACGAGCAGGTCTCGACCTTCTTCCTCGTGGTATTCTCGCTCGGCGTCGGCGCCGGCTCGGTGCTCTGCAACAGGCTGCTGAAGGGACGCGTCAGCGGCAGGTATCTCGCTTTCAGCCTGATAGAGATGAGCGTCTTCATCGTCGCGCTTTACCTGCTGAGCCTCGGCGTTCGGCGAGGCTCAGCGCTTCTTTCTCTTGGGAAATTCCTCTCGCAGCCGCTCTCCTTCGGGATAATTTTCTCGATGCTGATGGCGGCCGCAGGCGGCGGACTTTACAGCGTGCCGGTGTACGCGATGCTTCAGAAGATGACGCCGCCGACTCATATGTCGCGCGTGATAGCGTCGCTCAACGTGATGACCTCGCTCGCGATGGTCGCCGCCGCGGCGATGTCCGCCGCGATGCTCTCGGCGGGGCTTCCCGTCACCGCGATATTCCTCGCGCTCGCGGCGCTGAACATCCTGATGATACCGCTCGCAAATAAAATAAAGAGGGGCAGCGATGAATGA